The following is a genomic window from Cryptococcus decagattii chromosome 2, complete sequence.
GCTGCGGATCAAGGACAAGGTGTATTATGGACGTGGTGGGACTGGGTTGTTAATGGGGACTTTCTGCGAGAAACGCAGAGGTACACAGACAATGTCCTTACGTGATTAGCATTCTGTTGTTCTGTTTTCACTCGACGTTGACTTCATAATTAGATTGTCTgtccctcctccactctcTCGCACGACATTCTTAGCGGCTTTGACGTCATACGATTCATGTCAAATTCAAAATGAATTTGAACAAACTGCATTTGCTTGTTCAATTTGCTGGGAGAATCGTAAAGGCGGCCGATGTGTCGAAATGCCAGGATGTGGTTGTGTATTGTGAGTCCGCTAAGTGTTCAAACGTATGCACTGCTTAAAAGCAATCTCAGTTGCACCGAATGCCTCGGTGATTGTTGGACTTTGGCCATATCTGAGGGTACCCTTGAAGCAGTTGCCTGCCCTAGTGTTTCGTGCGTCAAGCAGAGGGCGACGAACGAAAAGGCAAGCCTATTGGACCAAGGCATCACAGCCCAGCTTGTCGAAAAAGTAGTTGGCAAGGAGTTGCGGGAGAAATGGGAGGTCTTCAAGGACAGGAGGATAGCCGAAATCGATCCTTCATTCTGCGTTTGTCCTCGACCCGGCTGCCAAGCGGCTGTTCCTCCCCCCGCACCGTCCGAGACATGCGGTAACTCATCAGCGCCCAAGGCCATTCGCCTTGCCGACATCAGTAAACCCTCTTCCGactctccacctccaacTACAGATGGTTCAACAGGGTCCGGACAGTCCGTATCCTCAACCGAAGACAGATGGGCCGCATACCGTCTGTGTCCCAAATGTAATTTTTCATTTTGTCTCTATTGCTCATCGACATGGCATGGACCCCATACGGTATGCTCTCTTCCCCAGGCTTCACAACTTGTTTTGGAGTACTTGAAATATCCAGAAGGAAGCAAGGGGAGATTGGCAATGGAAAGGCAGAGGGGAAAAGTGAACTTGGAAAGAATGGTGTCCAAGTGGAGAGAGGACGAAATGAACAAACAATGGTTGCATTCCAGAACTAAAGCTTGCCCAAGCTGCAGTGTGCGCGTGGAGAAAAGGTcagtcatcatcatttaGTTTGGCCACAAATAAAATAAATTTACCTGCTTCTTATTAGTGTCGGTTGTAACCACATGCAGTGCGGACGATGCTCAGCACACTTTTGCTACCGATGCGGCCAATCGATCAAGCCTGCTGATCCATATAAGCATTTCAATACACCAGGTCAACCCTGTTACGCAAAATTATTCGAGGCGATGGATTTTGAAGATGTAGTAGATCCTGTTCTCAATTTAGAGCAATTCACTGAAGATGACCTGCTCGATTGGGACTTTGGGGTGGCAAGGATATAGAAGGCGGACGGAGGCAATACTGTTTGCTTTGTACTTTTTACACCATTAACCATCTACTTTCTGCATTCTCAATGCTAGCAATCAGGTGTTGTTAATGTATTATATTTGATCTTACTACTAATAATAAGCCACAGTTATTGCAGCGACCACCAGCTGCGTAAGAGATTTCTGAAGGGATCTAGGAATATTAACCGTTGGCAAGATGAAACAAGTCTCAGTCGTAGAGCGTGTATACGACGAGTGGACCACAGAGGCAAGATATTCTTTTAACACTGTTAAGCACTTGCCAGAATAGGCTAAGGGCAAGTTGGTCTGACTACATATTCTCAGTGGCGCCCCGGCGCAAAGTGCCTGAAAACTGAGAGGTTACATGACGCTCAGCAATCGCCCGGCTCAATTCATTATCCACATTCACATCGAATTACCCAAATCGGTAGCATACTGTTGGTTGCTCCTTGACATGCTTGAAACTGGTCTCGCAGCTCGGTGTCTGGAGAGAAAAGGTATAAAGATTTTGGCGCAATCTATGAAAATCTATCATTGGTCTAATGGCTGCAATTTTgagaatgaaaaaaaatcaaTAATTGGCTACACTACTATCCACCGTCTTGTCCCTCCTAGCTTGACTAATTTACAACCCCACAACAAGGTTCTTTGGGGGCATGCCCTCGAAAGCGATCTTGTATACCTTTTCGAACAACGGATAGGCATGAGCACGCTTTCGCGCAACAAGGAACGCATTGACTTCTTCGGCTGTGGCGGTACCTTGAAGTTTCTGGCCGTTGAGCAACTTCTTTTCGATAACATCAAATGACTGCCCAGATTTGACAAACTCTTCAGCGCATTTTCGATTCCTCCCAGAGAAACAGGTGACAGTGAGATCAGCGACGCCCGCAGATTCGTTGGAAAAGCTGATGGGTCATCAGTAATGAACATTTGAGGACTGATGGAATGATTTACGTTTCAGGTTGACTGCCCGCAAAGAATTCCAAACAGAATCCAGTCATCTCCTTCAGACCGATTCGCATAATGGCAGCTTTGGTGTTACCTCCTAATCCCAAGCCGTCCACCATACCAGCAGCGAGTGCCACCACGTTTTTGAGTGCACCAGCAAGAGACACTCCGCTGACGTCCTCCACAGTGTTGACTCGGAAAGAGGGCGCGTTGAAGACAGCGTGCCATAACAGAGATTGGTCGTGTGTAGGGCAACCAATAGTAGTTTCACAGAATTGACCCATGGCCACTAGAGTCGCAGTATGTAAGCCAATAGTTATCTCATGACAGTGAATAATTTACCTTCAAGGGCGATATTGGCACCGCTCAGGGCTGAGCACGGCAACCCAACTTTGGCTTCAATCAAGCTAGCAAATGTTTGAATGTCGGTACCATTCACCTCCACGCCTTTAATGGCGCTAACAGCCTTCGCACCGCGTAAAAGAACACCGGGTTTTGCAAGTTCATTAAGAACAGTGTGCAGGAACTGATGGGGTACGACAAAGACGATGAGAGTCGCATCCTTAACGACTTCTTTAAGATGGGGGACAGCAACAAGGTTCCGAGGAAGAACGACGTCGGGAAGATATCGCGAGTTAAGGTGCGTTTTGTTGATAATGTGCGTAAGACGCTTGCCGTTCACCTACGAAGCCGTATCAGCTTACATTCCGCCCCTGGGTATTGTACGAGACATGGATGATGGCCACGTGTCAATAGAAGGTTACTCACAATCTTCTCACGCACCCACATCCTGACCTCAGAGTGGAAGTCATCCTTGCGGCGCCAGGCATTTTCGGCAGCAATCTTGGCGAGAGCAGTTCCCCACGATCCGGAGCCGATGATGGCAATTTTGTGCTTTCCACTGGaaagtggagaaggagggagtgatggaggagagggagaggagggacGGGTCACCGCTATGATGGCTATTTGTGAGCTACTGGCCTTTCCGTGGACTCGATGTAGAATCAAGATACTGACCTGGGGTTGTGACGGTAGAACCGATATCGAGGTCAGAGAACTGCTGGACAACCTcaggggaggaaggggcggtggaggcggGAGACATGATGGAAAGATTCTGATGTATATGTGTATGAAGCTGAGGAGAAATCAACAAGGGGAATGCAGATGAGTAGATGTGGCAAGTTGTGTAGTGGGTGGATAAGAAAATAGAAACATATGAAGAGAAATGAATCTTCCACTTAAGTAAGTACGGGGCCGTGGATCCTCTGGAGTTGCGCCTGACGGCTCGTTACTGTGTTGAAACTGAGAAACGTCACTTACCCCCACCGGAGGTTCGATGAATTCGGGGGTGGCATTTTTTTGTGAGCAGTTTTTGATTAGCGGCGCCGTCCGAAAGCCCCCGGCGGCCCCACTCCTCACTATAGAGCACGACGCACGAGACAGTACTGGCCTTAATCCCTCACGGCTCCTGCCCAGTAGGCTAGCAGTTTCAATGCAAACATGCAGAGTATCTGTATTGGTATGTGCTATAGTGCTCCATTGCACTGTGTATGTGACCGATGGACGGGCAACAAAAGATAGGCCCTGGATCGCCCCATTCTGGGGTCGCACTACCAACGTCGCAAGCCGCCAATCCGCAGATATCAAacatcatcgtcatcatcgtAATTACCACCATCATATTATCTACACGCTAATAACCAGAATTACTTAAATATATGGCTTAGTTCATGCCAAGAACTGCTATTAATAAAATTAGGAAAAGTTAAAttgggagaagatgggaaATGAGCGGAACTATAATTGGTAAAAATGAATATTACCGGCGCAATCTGTTGGGCCGCCATGTGCGTCATCGGGCTCGGGACCTGAAACAGGGGTGGAGCTGGTGAAAATGCGCAAGACATCGGACCCTCGGATGTCGGGCGTAGGAAAGTTTCAAGAGTCGACCGTAAGTGGCACCCCCATTTTCCCGCATATCCTCATATTTCTCATTCCTGTTACTGAGTCAACTCCAACTCCTCGCCCAAGAACAAAACTCTCCAGTCTCTTTCTTCACGTTCGTCACTCGGTTTCTTATCCATCCATAGATAATTCCTCCTCACCACCCTTGACTGACACGACCCACATAGTCCTCCAAGTATCCAAAATGTCCGTCTTCACCAAATCTGCCTTCACCATGTCGGCTCTCCCCTCCCCCAACACCTCCCAGCCTCCTTCCGCCGCCCCCTCTCGCCGTGGCTCTTTTGCCAACGGCCTTGCCTCTGGCCAGCTTACACCCGTGACTGACCCTCACATTGTCTCCATCAATGTTGAGTCAGTTTTGTTTGACATGGACGGCACTTTGATCAACTCTAGTCCCGCCGTCGTCAAGGCCTGGGAGCTGTTTGCTGAAAAATACCCTCTTGATTTGGATGACATTCTCAGATGTGAGTGACCAAGACAGTTAATTTAAAAAAGTTCGATCCTTATTTCCTTGTAGCTGCGCACGGCATGAGAACCATTGACGTGCTCAAGAAGTGGTGTAAGATCACTGATCCTGAGCTGCTTGCCTCTGAGGTCGTTCGATTCGAAACCGCCATTCTCAACGCCGCCGAGGACATTGGAAAGAGTTCAGGCAAGTCCGGTATCGAAGTTCTTCCAGGTGTTGCGAAACTCCTTGCCGATTTGGGCGCGGAGGCCGACAAGCGCGATGGTGAAGAAAAATGGGCAATCTGCACTAGCTGTATGTGTACCTGTGCATGGCTTACGTTTTGTTAATTGACTTGGTCATAGCAACGTACTTCTACGCCGGTAAGGCAATTCCTATTGCTGGGTTGCCCACCCCCAAAGTGTTTGTGACTGCCGATTCCGTCACTCGCGGGAAACCATTCCCTGACCCTTACTTACTGGGTGCTTCGGGTTGCAATGCCTCTCCTTTCGAATGTCAGTCTCTTTACATGTCCTTTCGTGAAATATAACTAAATCATTCCATAGCTATTGTCGTTGAGGATGCCCCCACCGGTATTCGATCAGGCAAGGCATCTGGTGCCCTTGTTCTCGCCACTTGCACTTCTCACCATCGTGAAGAGCTCGAGCGTGAACGACCCGACTTCCTTGTTGAAGATCTTTCTCACGTTAAGGCATCTTGGGATGCCGCCACCAACACTTTCAATTTAATCATTGAGCAACCTGTTGACCGATACTCACCCCGCCCCACTCCCGATGTCACTCCTGTTATCACTCCGGCTATGTCCAGGTCAAATTCTTTCTCGGGGGTTGGCCAGGATCGTCCTGGTGTTCGCAACTCCCAGCCAATTATGAAGGGAAGTGATGACCTTACTGGCAACGACTCTGTTGTCGGCTCTCCAGCTGCCAGTAGGCCCGGATCTCCTGGTGGCCAAGACGGTACTGAGAAGCGCGCGGAAATGGAGTTCCATAGACGTGCGAGTCAGTCTGGTCAGGGTGGCGTGACTCTTGATGCTTTCCGACGTGCGTTGGCGGGTAACGCTGCTAAGAGGAGGGCCCAAAGTCAAGGCGAAATGTCTCAGGACGAGTAAAATGTGATATGTAGCGATAGgcttttttcttctttcatttcCTTGATCTACTTTATTTAGTGCGATCAGATTAGGTGGGATTGGACTGGACCAGAATTGAAATCGATATGCTCGACTCGAGTAATGGGTAGTTGTTTCATAGGTCCGGGCATCATAGATATATAGACAACAATACCGCATGCCAGCATGATTGTTACTGTATCATGTACTGTGGAGTCTCATAACGCCATACAAAATACGAGCACCTAATGCTTTTCCTATTATTCATGATTAAAACTGATGAAACCTACCAAATCTATATAACTCACGTAACTCATGTTAGACGCTCAAGTCATTCCAACTTGAAATTCGGGCAACGAAAACGCACGCTGTCAGGTAGTAAAGCTGAATGTGGATGAAGGGCGCCGGATAGGCTGGATTAACGTTCTAGATGCTTGGTCGTTGGTGCTGCATTTGCCAAGTTCTGACTGGACTGGATTATTTCTGGCCTAGAGTTGAAAGCTTTACTTTGAATTTTCATTGTTGGATTTGTTGCGAAAGTTCAATAACGCTCCACACTGCATAGTCCATCATTTCCACCTGATACCAACCAATTTCTCTGCTCCTCAATTCCGCTTACGCAGGGAGAACGGAAAGTCCTTTAACGCTACCATTGTTTGTAGGGGTAATATCATTCACTAATCATAACAGACAGACAGCCGTGGCTTATAGCAATAAAAATGACCTTGCGACTACCTCTTAATTCACTACATATTGTTTATGCATGTGTGAGATGTTATGTACTTGTTCTGGCTTCTGATCATTCATTCTTCACCGCTATAGGAGAGGATCCTCCCATTCCTCTACATGCTTATTGCCTGTCCTGGATAGGGAAGTCTTTGCCTGTAGACTGGAGGAAACGATGAGACATCAGCAAAACCTGGGCCCTCGATGCATTTATTGCTGTAATTTCACTAACCTCCTTAAAACCAGCACGAACAGCGTCACTTGCTCTCTCTACGACACTGGGATCCTGAGCTTGTGCAGGAGAGACAAACTCCTTAATTACCTGTGCGATACCCTTGTCTAGGATATCAATCAGCCATGGACCAAAAGCTATTATGGATAATAATACTGAGACTTGGATATCATACTAACCTAGAGTATCCTGTTCAGTGCCGACTTCCCGGGCTCGAGAGCTGgcagatggagaagagtcTGGCTGCTCAGTTGGGTGGATATTTTCGTTAACGTCCATTTTGCAAAATGTGATTTGTGTGTGCGAAAGCTTATCTTTCTGAGCGTTGTCAGTGTGTGTGTCCAGTGTTATATAGGGTACAGCATACATACATGACCCGTCAGGAGGGGCAACTCACTCCTCGTGACCCACAACCGCAGGTGACAAGTATTATTAGGTGACTGGGAGAAAAAGGTCAAAGACGTCACAAGACGTCATGGCTTAGACGTCACTGTTTACGAGGAGAGGTacgcttcttcttcttccttggccGCTGGTGGTGGATGATGCCGCTGACCGTTCTTTACTTATTTTTTCGCATTTTATTAATTTTCATTTTTATCGTGGAGAGAGTAACTTCATCCTAACAGCCGCTAAAGTCCTGAGGATCAGGACTCGCGAGTGGAGAGTACTTCGTAGAGTAGCATGGCGCATGACCCATTTATTAGAATCTGACGATATTCCTGGCGTTCAAAATCTGGTAATCGATGGAAGCGTGAATTTGCACGTTCACTAACTACAAACAGATTGACTTTTTTTCCGCCCGCACGCAAAGTTCATTTGCGCTACTTCCTTACTTCTGTGTAGCTTTGTGTTTCCTTGGGCCCTTTCCGCACTATACCGGCAGCCTAGCTTTGCCGATGTTAAGCAAGTGACGACCCACCACACCCGCTCTTCGCTCTTTTGCTCTAACTACGTACTGCAACGAATTATCTTGAAGCTTGCCATCCACGTTATCTGCTGCATCAGATAGTAGCCACTATTTCCTTTTTCGCTCATTTTTGTACACTCAGACAATGGGTAAAAGTACGAAATACGATGGATGGCTCCAATGCTCGTTTTCTTTACCTATCCTCGCCGATCGAAACATTGTCAAGGTCCCACACCATGTTCTTTgttctctcttcttctcctcattgTGATTATCAACTTCTGCAAAATATATCCTTGACtatttcattttttttatttCCATATGCATCACCTGTTATTCATACCCACATCCACTATCCGCAAATTCCTTCCTATGTTTTTACTTCATCCTCATAGTCTTTGTTACAAACCACTTCCCTTCCAACATCAATTAATCTTCGTCTATGTATTCAAGAGTGCGCCTTGCCCGCACAACAGTCAGCGCTCTCGGGGAACAGTACAAAGCTGAGCGCCCAATCCTTACTACctaaaataaaaataatTCTGAGCAAGAATTCCGAAACCTGGGCTACAAATTTGTCTTGACCAGAAAAGCTCAAAAATGGGATTTTCGCCCCGTTTGGACACCTCTTTTGGAACAACGGAATTTTGTCAGGTGCATTTGTAGTAtatttatatatatatatatatatatatatatatatatataggAAGAGGCGGGAGGGAGCCCGACAATAATAGACAAATGAATCTTCCTCCGCGAAATAGTGTGGAATATGAACTTACAACGTGCATCGTGATGTGATTTTCTCTACATGTGTTGACTTTACAATAATGGCAGAATCAAACTCTATCATGATATCTGGTGGCACTCTGGCACCATGGACATCATCGGCAGCGGCAGCCTGACGTCCATTCTGGACGGCGAGGAATGAGGACCTTGTCTGGAGGAAGTCATTTGGAAGTTTTCTGTGATATGATAacgatgaggatgtggaggatgagaaggacgaggaaAATGAGGAAAGGCATTCGGTTGAAGTCTCAGCCGATGCTTCCCGAATTGTTTTCATTCAAGGACATCATCCGGATCCTCGAGCGGATGCTTTCAGACAAAGAGTTGAAAGGAAAACGTCCTCAAAGCTGTAATAAAACGGCCCCTGGCAGAAATTCACCCCCTAACCCATGTATAGGCAGGAAAGGGTAAGCCCAGAGAGAGAACAAAAGGTACTGAGAACAAtaggaagatgaggagggcTTGTCACGGCATGTCGAGAAGAGGCAGGAGGAGCGAGGAAAGTAGAAGGACCGTGCGAGGAAGAGCCagggaaaggagggaaagatgagGCAGCATGTAGATACAGAAAATATATAAAAGGATGTAGTCTTTCTTGTAGATTTTATTTATCCGTCAGCTGTCTAGTCTTCTCTCAAAGGTACATGTCTGCATAACAGCCGGGACTGAACTTCCATGCTGAGAATGGGCGGTCCGTGGATAGATATCCCGGTCTTGGAGAGGGCTTATATGCACTTCGAGAGCATAATTATCTACCACTGATAGCTGGTGAAGGAGAGTGATGGCTGCAATATCTCAAGAAGCATTTGATACGTTCAAGCAATAGAATAGAGAAATGGAATGATATATTATACATGTTGGTTCAACCGTTCAAATACGGATGCATGTACGTACGTACACACGTTACGCACTAATCTCGGCGTCCCGGCCTGACGTGATCTTCGTGCTCCAAGTAGATACTTCGATCTCTCCTTCAATTCTCCGCAAAACTCTCAAACCTTGGCCGCTGGGTTCCCGTCGTCAAAAGGGCATTTTAAGCGCACTTAGTTCCAAATAGGAGGCCATAAGTCTAGAACGGCAGGAattcttttctcttttaGGTAGGGATTGGGCACTACGCACTTCTTGTACGTCAGTCATAGCTACGCGTTTGGCGCTCCCGATAACTGTTTTACTCTTTTCTCCTGCGTACGATGTCGAAATCCAGCTCCATCTTTCTGTTGTTCTTCATACGTAGTGGGCCAGTAGCTGAGTAACACACTAGTTGCAAGCCATTGAGCTATGTATTATGCGATAAGATGGTCAGATCTGTTAGGATGTGGTTTCCACTGGGACGACAAAACGGCCTCACTTAAATATGATGCATTTTCGAAACCATGCCCGGTTAGCTACACTATCATTCGCTGATACAAAAGTGGACAGACATTATTACAGAGTGGTCGCTATCGAGCATTAAGAACGGCAAACATGCCTCCCTCCGAGGTGACTATACAAGAACTGCGCGCGTCCAATCCTGTCTATGGTAGCAGACGAACAGTTATCAAGAACTGTCAGTGCTCTGCATTGATACCGATTAATGGCTGGTAGCAATAAGCTGATAAGAGCATAGACTTTGTGGCCATGACAGGAGAATACGTCGGAaccactcttttcatcctATGTTGTCTTGGAGGTGTTCAGTTAGTCATCTGTGTTCTGCCAATTACATGTTCTGTCTTGCGTTGACAGCTAATATACAGAGTTGCAAAACTGCCAGAAACGTCTGTGACGGGCAACCTCGATGAGCCGCTTAATACTTCCAGCCTGTAACTAGACATAGTTTTCTCAATCTTCCGTCTCTAACAATGGGCAATAGCTTTTACATTGCCGCGTCCTTTGGATTCTCTCTAGCGGTTAACGTTTGGATCTTCTGCCGGGTTTCCGGAGGTTTATTCAACCCAGCCGTGTCATTGGGGATGGTGCTTGCAGGGTGTTTGTCGCCTATGAAAGGCGCTTTATTAACAGTGGCTCAACTTTTGGGTGGTATAACTGTAGGTTATTAGCAGACTCCGAAAAGCACGCACAACTGAAAAAAGGTTCGCTATAGGGTGCTGCAATCATCGACGCGCTAGTCCCTGGACAGCTAAATGCTGGAACCGCACTAGGTGCTGGAACTTCCATTGCTCAAGGACTGTTCATCGAAGTCTTCCTTACCGCGTTGTGAGTGGATGTATGCTGGGCGATTTTCGTCAGCTAATGATGGGTGCCTGGCAGGCTAATGTTGACTattttcttcttggctGCCGAGAAACATCAGGGGTCATTCATTGCTCCTCTTGCCATTGGACTGGCGCTTTTCGTGCGTTGCGGCTGATTAGCTCCTTCGTACGGGCTGACAAATCGATAGATTGCCGAGATGGTTGGAGTGGTATATACAGGTGGATCTTTGAACCCCGCCCGAAGCCTTGGCCCAGCTGTGGTAACTCACAACTTCCCTGGATACCGTAGGTTTTGTCACCCCCTGCTAACACAGCCGATTGTGAATGCTGGACTGATGAATGATTTGATTAGATTGGATCTATTGGGTCGGCCCCGGGCTTGGCGCCATTCTTGCCGCAGGTTTTTACTCTTTGCTCAAATTCCTTGAATATGAATCCGTTCCTGGACCCGAAGAAGCACCCCATGTCACTCCGCTTTTCCTCTGGCCCTCCCGAGGGTCGCGATCGATGTCGACACATTTTAGGACATACTCCCATGAACCAGACCCAGAAAAGGGTTTACGACTTCACACAACTTCCCAAGGCAATGCTGAGCCGGTAACGAAAGTACATGAACCTGGATCCGGTGATAACGAGGTTCACAGATCGGTAGAGAATGTGAGTTATCTGGTTTCGTTTACTTGAAACTTTGTGCACGAGcgctgatgatgagaagTCGGTTATGGTGAACGCAAGGTTGGACAGGATTGAGATGCTATTGACGCAGTTGGTTCAGATGCGTCCCTCGGACAGTACGCAGACAGCGCCTGCTGCATGAGGGGAAGCGAGTCAGCGGCCATGACCACCGAAGAAACGTGATAGCCTTCTTGTTATCTTTGTAATCTGATAATTATTAGTCATTGCACACATCGAAATCAGTACATGCAAATAATTATTATAATGTTATTTAATACAAACAATATGCACATCCGCTATACCGCTTTGAAAATTAGTACTTCAATTCAGTGAAGGGCTGCAATAAATAACATACCATTACAAGTATTCCGCTTCGGATCATTTGGAATCAAAGAAGCGTCTTCCGGCCTGATCTTTCGCGCGCTCCCAATCATCCGCCCAGTTACGCGAACCACTGTACGCAGTGCTTGGAGTATCCATCCAGTTTTCTACTCTCGGTTTGCTCTTTGCCAACATTGCCAAAGCTCGTTGACGCTCTGATTGGTTTGCATTGTCCTTTGTTGAATTCCttgcagaggaagagttgagAGATACAGATTTTGAAATGGATGTTCCATTGCGCGATGCCGAAGAATGGGAGGCAAAGAGGGCATCTATGTTGGTCAGAGGGTCATTGCGATTTTTCGCTCGAGCGTCCTT
Proteins encoded in this region:
- a CDS encoding glycerol-3-phosphate dehydrogenase (NAD(+)); the encoded protein is MSPASTAPSSPEVVQQFSDLDIGSTVTTPAVTRPSSPSPPSLPPSPLSSGKHKIAIIGSGSWGTALAKIAAENAWRRKDDFHSEVRMWVREKIVNGKRLTHIINKTHLNSRYLPDVVLPRNLVAVPHLKEVVKDATLIVFVVPHQFLHTVLNELAKPGVLLRGAKAVSAIKGVEVNGTDIQTFASLIEAKVGLPCSALSGANIALEVAMGQFCETTIGCPTHDQSLLWHAVFNAPSFRVNTVEDVSGVSLAGALKNVVALAAGMVDGLGLGGNTKAAIMRIGLKEMTGFCLEFFAGSQPETFSNESAGVADLTVTCFSGRNRKCAEEFVKSGQSFDVIEKKLLNGQKLQGTATAEEVNAFLVARKRAHAYPLFEKVYKIAFEGMPPKNLVVGL